The proteins below are encoded in one region of Eulemur rufifrons isolate Redbay chromosome 2, OSU_ERuf_1, whole genome shotgun sequence:
- the GMFB gene encoding LOW QUALITY PROTEIN: glia maturation factor beta (The sequence of the model RefSeq protein was modified relative to this genomic sequence to represent the inferred CDS: deleted 1 base in 1 codon) produces the protein MSESLVVCDVAEDLVEKLRKFRFRKETNNAAIIMKIDKDKRLVVLDEELEGISPDELKDELPERQPRFIVYSYKYQHDDGRVSYPLCFIFSSPVGCKPEQQMMYAGSKNKLVQTAELTKVFEIRNTEDLTEEWLREKLGFFTNVNFCVSEVFMY, from the exons agtgAGTCTTTGGTGGTTTGTGATGTTGCTGAAGATTTAGtggaaaagctgagaaaatttcGTTTTCGCAAAGAAACGAACAATGCTGCCATTATAA tgaagATTGACAAGGATAAACGCCTGGTGGTGCTGGATGAAGAGCTGGAG GGCATTTCACCAGATGAACTTAAAGATGAACTACCTGAACGACAACCTCG CTTCATTGTGTATAGTTATAAATATCAACATGATGATGGAAGAGTTTCATATCctctgtgctttattttctccAGTCCTGTTG GATGTAAGCCTGAACAACAGATGATGTATGCTGGGAGTAAGAATAAGCTAGTCCAAACAGCTGAACTTACCAAG gtatttgaaataagaaatacTGAAGACCTAACTGAAGAATGGTTACGTGAGAAACTTGGATTTTTC ACTAATGTGAACTTCTGTGTTTCTGAAGTATTTATGTATTAA